The proteins below come from a single Chryseobacterium capnotolerans genomic window:
- a CDS encoding aldo/keto reductase has translation MEKRILGNNKLEISALGLGCMGLSFGYGKVTEKQEAIQLIRAAFENGVTFFDTAECYGPFTNEILVGEALKPFRKDVVMATKFGFEDGDSTKGLDSSPARIRKVVEDSLKRLQTDYIDLFYQHRVDPNIPIEDVAGTVKDLITEGKVKHFGLSEAGVETIRRAHAVQSVTALQSEYSLFYREPEKEIIPTLEELGIGFVPFSPLGKGFLTGAINEETKFEDSDFRNIVPRFSEENRKANQALVDLLKSIAMEKEATPAQVALAWLLAQKSFIAPIPGTTKLHRLKENIGGADLKLTSQDLSEIEDALSVIKVVGERYPQHLKERVGK, from the coding sequence ATGGAAAAAAGAATATTAGGAAATAACAAATTAGAGATTTCCGCATTAGGATTAGGATGTATGGGATTAAGTTTTGGTTATGGAAAAGTAACCGAAAAACAGGAAGCCATTCAGTTAATAAGAGCCGCTTTTGAAAATGGGGTAACTTTTTTTGATACAGCTGAATGTTATGGCCCATTCACCAATGAGATATTAGTTGGGGAAGCATTGAAACCCTTTAGAAAAGATGTTGTAATGGCCACCAAATTCGGATTTGAAGATGGAGATTCTACAAAGGGCTTAGACAGCAGCCCTGCAAGAATCAGAAAAGTGGTTGAAGATTCTTTGAAAAGACTGCAGACAGATTATATTGATTTATTTTATCAGCATAGAGTTGACCCAAATATTCCGATTGAAGATGTTGCCGGAACGGTAAAAGATTTAATTACGGAAGGTAAGGTCAAGCATTTTGGTCTTTCGGAAGCTGGCGTGGAAACGATTCGCAGAGCACACGCAGTACAATCCGTAACCGCTTTACAAAGTGAATATTCTTTGTTTTACCGTGAACCTGAAAAAGAAATCATTCCTACATTGGAAGAATTAGGAATCGGATTTGTTCCGTTCAGTCCATTAGGTAAAGGTTTTTTAACGGGTGCAATCAATGAAGAAACAAAATTTGAAGACTCAGATTTTAGAAATATTGTGCCTAGATTCTCTGAAGAAAACAGGAAGGCAAACCAGGCCTTAGTAGATTTATTAAAATCAATTGCAATGGAGAAAGAAGCTACTCCTGCTCAGGTTGCTTTAGCTTGGTTGCTGGCTCAAAAGAGCTTTATTGCTCCAATTCCGGGCACTACCAAATTACATCGTTTAAAAGAAAATATTGGCGGCGCAGATTTAAAACTGACTTCTCAGGATTTATCTGAAATCGAAGATGCTCTTTCTGTAATTAAAGTTGTTGGAGAAAGATATCCGCAGCACTTAAAAGAAAGGGTCGGAAAATAA
- a CDS encoding alpha/beta hydrolase, whose translation MKYLSLIILILVSNFFVKAQNKVTQKPITIASQGNFSAGGSVIKSEGVFDPLKPWNVPQGGQTRHGDHADVFYQIPVKPKKLSMVFLHGYGQSRRSWQTTADGREGFANLFLRNGYSVYLVDQPGRGEAGQTTKPGQTSGTPDDQTWFTQFRIGLYPKFNEGVQFPKDSISMDQFFRMMTPNTGNVDEATIVNAMSSVMDKSGNGILFTHSAGGSPGWKTAIKNEKIKAVVAYEPGGFTFPEGEEPEGNRGGKGVPMNEFMKLTKIPIVVYYGDYIPTEETNAASLNFWRNVLATARQWAKVVNSHGGDVTIVHLPEVGIKGNTHFLMSDLNNVEVAGLLSKWLKEKGLDK comes from the coding sequence ATGAAATATTTAAGCTTAATCATCTTAATTTTAGTCTCCAATTTTTTTGTTAAGGCGCAAAATAAGGTGACACAAAAACCCATTACTATTGCATCACAAGGCAATTTCTCAGCCGGAGGTTCGGTGATCAAAAGTGAAGGCGTTTTTGATCCATTAAAACCATGGAATGTGCCTCAAGGAGGACAAACAAGGCACGGAGATCACGCGGATGTTTTTTACCAAATTCCTGTAAAACCTAAAAAACTTTCGATGGTTTTCCTGCACGGTTATGGACAGTCTAGACGAAGCTGGCAGACCACAGCGGATGGAAGAGAAGGTTTTGCCAATCTATTTTTAAGAAACGGTTATAGTGTTTATCTTGTCGATCAGCCAGGTCGTGGAGAGGCCGGGCAGACTACAAAACCCGGACAAACTAGCGGTACGCCAGATGACCAGACTTGGTTTACCCAATTTCGAATTGGTCTTTACCCCAAATTCAATGAAGGCGTTCAGTTTCCAAAAGACAGCATTTCTATGGATCAATTTTTCCGTATGATGACACCTAATACAGGAAATGTAGATGAAGCAACGATTGTTAATGCAATGTCTTCGGTTATGGATAAATCCGGAAACGGGATTCTTTTCACACATTCGGCAGGAGGCTCACCCGGATGGAAAACAGCCATTAAAAATGAAAAAATTAAAGCTGTCGTTGCCTATGAACCCGGAGGATTCACCTTTCCGGAAGGAGAAGAGCCTGAAGGGAACAGAGGAGGAAAGGGTGTTCCGATGAACGAATTTATGAAACTGACCAAAATCCCAATTGTAGTTTACTACGGGGACTATATTCCCACTGAAGAAACTAATGCAGCATCACTAAATTTTTGGAGAAATGTTTTAGCAACTGCAAGGCAATGGGCAAAAGTTGTCAATAGTCACGGTGGTGATGTTACTATTGTACATCTTCCTGAAGTGGGCATCAAAGGAAATACCCATTTTCTAATGTCTGATCTGAATAATGTAGAAGTTGCAGGATTATTATCAAAATGGTTGAAAGAGAAAGGGTTGGATAAGTAA
- a CDS encoding flavodoxin family protein: MKKLKNYSVWFCAVLLLLSSCSRAQISMSEEKEMPKDKNILIVYVSRTKNTKTIAGIIHQNIGGTLVELELQNPYPEDYKAIVDQVAKENETNFLPPLKTNIDNIDKYDVIFLGFPTWGMQLPPPHEKFFKPK, encoded by the coding sequence ATGAAAAAGTTGAAAAATTATAGTGTATGGTTTTGTGCAGTACTTCTACTATTATCATCTTGCTCAAGAGCTCAGATATCAATGTCTGAAGAAAAGGAAATGCCAAAAGACAAAAATATACTGATTGTCTATGTATCACGAACAAAAAATACAAAAACAATTGCCGGCATCATTCATCAAAATATCGGTGGAACCTTAGTTGAGCTGGAATTGCAGAATCCTTATCCCGAAGATTACAAAGCAATTGTAGATCAGGTGGCGAAAGAAAATGAAACCAATTTTTTACCTCCACTTAAAACAAATATTGACAATATTGACAAATATGACGTGATCTTCTTGGGATTTCCAACTTGGGGAATGCAGTTGCCTCCCCCCCATGAAAAGTTTTTTAAGCCAAAATAA
- a CDS encoding flavodoxin: MKSFLSQNNFKGKTIVPFNTNAGYGIGNSFDTVKKLSPDSRILEGFTIKGGVERDGILFVMEGKKKIEAEKKVKEWFTRIGMSK; the protein is encoded by the coding sequence ATGAAAAGTTTTTTAAGCCAAAATAATTTTAAAGGAAAAACAATTGTCCCTTTTAATACCAATGCTGGCTACGGTATTGGAAACAGTTTTGACACCGTGAAAAAGCTAAGTCCTGACAGCAGAATATTAGAAGGCTTTACCATAAAAGGAGGAGTTGAACGGGATGGTATTCTGTTCGTAATGGAAGGAAAGAAGAAAATTGAAGCAGAAAAGAAAGTGAAAGAATGGTTTACAAGAATCGGAATGTCTAAATAA
- a CDS encoding carboxymuconolactone decarboxylase family protein has protein sequence MKQLKYFILIVQIISVSLFTTNMKAQQLTTQSNHLSEKDKSTIAISSFTAQGKLKELKGSLNSGLDSGLTINEIKEILVHTYAYCGFPRSIRGLQTFMEVLDERKAKGINDVVGKEASIVDSENNKYERGKKILGQLTQAKQPDKLSGYSAFAPTIDTFLKEHLFADIFDRDVLTYAQRELVTISVISAIGDAEPMLQSHLGISLNVGWSPQQLNEFVTVISPTINKEKSNAAKIVLDQVLKNRPK, from the coding sequence ATGAAACAATTGAAGTATTTTATTCTAATCGTCCAAATAATAAGTGTTTCACTTTTTACAACCAATATGAAAGCACAACAATTGACAACACAGAGCAATCATTTAAGTGAAAAAGATAAAAGTACCATTGCCATTTCCTCATTTACAGCACAAGGTAAATTAAAGGAATTAAAAGGGAGCTTAAATTCCGGTCTTGATTCCGGTCTGACTATTAATGAAATAAAAGAAATTTTGGTACATACTTATGCTTATTGTGGTTTTCCGAGAAGCATAAGAGGTTTACAGACTTTTATGGAAGTTCTTGATGAAAGAAAGGCAAAAGGTATTAATGATGTTGTTGGAAAAGAAGCTTCTATTGTTGATAGTGAAAACAACAAGTATGAACGTGGAAAGAAAATTCTTGGTCAACTTACCCAAGCAAAGCAACCTGACAAACTTTCAGGCTATTCAGCATTTGCACCGACAATAGATACATTTCTAAAGGAACATCTGTTTGCGGATATTTTTGATAGGGATGTTTTGACTTATGCACAAAGAGAATTGGTGACAATTTCTGTAATCAGTGCAATTGGTGATGCTGAACCAATGTTGCAATCTCATTTAGGCATCTCATTAAACGTCGGATGGTCACCACAGCAGTTGAATGAATTTGTTACTGTTATCAGCCCTACTATTAATAAAGAAAAATCAAATGCAGCCAAAATAGTTTTGGATCAGGTTTTAAAAAATAGACCTAAATAA
- a CDS encoding alpha/beta hydrolase encodes MKKIIMSMTALIVLAASFNINAQTKNNTQTKKPKMEKIEVIQHNNPFGLVYDDAITENVSGKVNIHPVKYKLNGIDIAANVYTPANYDPSKKYAAITVAHPNGGVKEQTAGLYAQRLAEAGYITIAADASYQGASGGEPRHTDKPVYRTEDIHGMADFISQYPGVDTNRIGAFGICGGGGYTLKATQSDKRFKAVAALSMFNSGEVRKNGFQNVGLNTIQERLKQASDARAQEAAGGEILYSGVASITDEEIEKITTDLYREGYIYYYRTNAHPNSTFLYPTSNLLDLMTWDAAEDMDLINQPLLMMAGSKADTKYMTEEAFPKAINAKEKELFIINGATHIQTYWRPEYVEKAVKKLTEFFGKNL; translated from the coding sequence ATGAAAAAGATAATAATGTCAATGACTGCATTAATTGTTTTAGCAGCAAGCTTTAATATTAATGCACAAACAAAAAATAATACTCAAACCAAAAAACCAAAAATGGAAAAAATTGAAGTAATCCAACATAATAATCCATTCGGACTGGTTTATGATGATGCGATCACAGAAAATGTATCAGGAAAAGTGAATATCCATCCGGTAAAATATAAATTGAATGGAATTGATATTGCAGCCAATGTTTACACCCCTGCCAATTATGATCCTTCAAAAAAATATGCAGCAATCACTGTTGCACATCCAAATGGAGGTGTTAAGGAACAGACAGCAGGTCTTTATGCACAGCGTTTGGCGGAAGCTGGTTATATCACAATTGCTGCGGATGCATCTTATCAGGGAGCAAGTGGGGGAGAACCTCGTCACACCGATAAACCTGTTTACAGAACAGAAGATATTCACGGAATGGCAGATTTTATTTCCCAATATCCCGGAGTTGATACCAATCGAATCGGTGCATTCGGTATCTGCGGTGGTGGAGGATATACCTTGAAGGCCACTCAATCTGATAAAAGATTTAAAGCGGTTGCTGCTTTAAGTATGTTTAACTCTGGTGAAGTACGAAAAAACGGATTTCAGAATGTGGGATTAAATACGATTCAGGAACGTTTAAAACAAGCTTCTGATGCAAGAGCACAGGAAGCTGCGGGTGGTGAAATTCTTTATTCCGGTGTGGCGAGCATTACCGATGAAGAAATTGAAAAAATTACGACTGACCTTTATCGCGAAGGATACATTTATTATTACAGAACCAATGCACATCCCAATTCAACATTTTTATATCCGACCAGTAATTTATTGGATTTAATGACCTGGGATGCCGCCGAAGATATGGATCTGATCAATCAGCCTCTATTAATGATGGCAGGTAGCAAAGCAGATACGAAATATATGACAGAGGAAGCGTTTCCAAAAGCCATAAATGCAAAGGAAAAAGAATTATTCATTATCAATGGTGCGACACATATCCAAACGTATTGGAGACCTGAATATGTAGAAAAAGCAGTGAAAAAACTGACTGAATTTTTCGGAAAAAATCTATAA
- a CDS encoding cupin domain-containing protein: protein MKQIVTLLLSILIVSSCCSKSTLERTRTNIFPKGEKVTNNNFTGNVWLQMLGQDEQTLNTGVGNVTFEPGARTKWHLHPGGQIILVTDGVGYYQEKGQPKKILHKGDVIKCPANVEHWHGASKDSHFVQIAVTDNKKGSVIWLQPVTDEEYYK from the coding sequence ATGAAACAAATAGTTACATTACTTTTATCAATATTAATTGTATCAAGCTGTTGTAGTAAATCCACATTGGAAAGAACAAGGACTAATATTTTTCCTAAGGGGGAAAAAGTAACCAATAACAATTTTACAGGCAACGTTTGGCTGCAAATGCTGGGACAGGACGAACAGACACTTAATACGGGTGTGGGTAATGTAACTTTTGAACCCGGAGCGAGAACTAAATGGCATCTTCATCCCGGTGGACAAATTATTCTTGTAACTGATGGGGTAGGATATTATCAGGAAAAAGGACAGCCGAAAAAGATTTTACATAAAGGAGATGTTATCAAATGCCCTGCAAATGTTGAGCATTGGCACGGTGCAAGTAAGGATTCGCATTTCGTTCAGATTGCAGTCACTGATAATAAGAAAGGTTCGGTAATATGGCTACAACCAGTGACAGATGAAGAGTATTATAAATAA